Within Lolium rigidum isolate FL_2022 chromosome 5, APGP_CSIRO_Lrig_0.1, whole genome shotgun sequence, the genomic segment CTGTATCCTCCAAATGACAACAGAAAATCTTCTCCATTAATTGTGTGAAGTACTAAACTCGAGCCCTTGTGGTAAAGGAGGTTATGAAGATCAGTGACAGCTTGGGTGCATAACATCATAGAATCACAATTAACCAAGAATATAACAACATTTAGCATACAACTATGTGAACTTCACTATTAtgtgaaccctaaccctaaccctacttgAAATAAGCAATTTGGACTTCTAGAACCAAAAGGACGCTTTCTTCATTTATAAAAAATGTTCAGAGAGTTTCCAAGTAACAATGGGAAGCATCAAGCATGCATGATGTTATAAAAAATAAAGGTTCCCCATGCACTCACAAATTGcaagaggaagaaaaaaaagaTGCTAACCTCACTTGTAGGGGGTGCACGGCCTTCAAGACTAGTAACAACCGACCATTCCATAGTAGACATGTTAAGTACAAGTGTTTCTGGAACACCTGCAATGCATTAGCCACATGTGAGTGATAACAGCTCTGTGAGCTGCTTTTTAGAAAGCAAAGTGGAATAACCGAGTATGCATAAACAGGGAGCTACATTCATTGGGTTACCAAACAGTGGAAATGAAAGAGCACATTAATGTAAAAAATCATAATATTTCAACCTTACCTTTCTTACTATTACCGCCACCAGTAATAAACCAGTAATCACCAAACGTTACACCTGCATGCCCTGCTCTTGGTTCCGGAGTTATACCATGATGATCTGGCCTTGACCACTCCATCTGCAATTAACAATCAGGTTATTGACTTGGAATTCCCAATGCAACAAATACCAACTCTGAAGAGAAGTCTCACTGTCTCCACGTCAAGCAGATGTAGATCACTGAAACATGTAGAATGAGATCCTCCACCAAATATAAAGAGATACCGATCAGCATAGCATGCAGCAGCATGCTCTGACCTTGGAGAAGGAGGAGTACCTCTGCAAAGAAATAATTTTAAATAATCACATATCAATCCAGCACCTTAAAGCAGAACCAGATAGTGCATTAACTGCACGTTTCATTTGACACTCTAAACAGAGTATGATTGCCAACTACTAGTGATACATGATGCAGCTTTTTCACATAACTTCCAAATTTATGTCTCCACATACAAATGTAACGATCCCTCTCTAATGAGGACCACAACAAAGCAATCTTCCGAACAAAGAACTTTTAATGCCGTTTGAGCAATTTCAACAAAGCAGCTCCGTTTTTTTAGATCAATCAAACTAAATCCACAGAATGCTGTGCAATTTTAACAATATCAATCAAACCAAATTCACATAACTTACGTGCTCTCAAATTCATCCCAAGTCATGGTCTCAAGATCAAGAATGTGCAGGTCATTCAGAAGAGACCTCCCAGCACCTTCACCTCCAAACACAACTAAAGTGTTCCCAATACGAGTCACTGATTGACCACCACGTGAGCTCTACacaaaaagcaaagtattatgagATATATATTGACCAACAATATAGAGCAACCTCCAGGCAATAGTATAGGTGTAAACTTGCGACCCTTTCggaaaatataaatagaaacTAAACATACATACCGGCGACCCCCCATAAGTGCGTAAGGTTGACCAAGTGCAGGTTTGCGGATCGAACTCCTTTACTGGTACAAATACATCGAATGAAATGAGATCTGGCATAATAAGATAGGAGCAGAAAAAAATGAGTGATGCTGGCTAACCGCTTAGACTTTCTGTCGGTTCTCTGGTGTGTCCTGCAAGTGACAAAATCTTGTTTTCGGACGGAATCTACATGGATTATAAGGCAGATACAATCTGATAAAGTTATAAATCACAACCTTTCGAAGATATAGCAGCTTCACAGTACTAACTACAAAGAGTGTTTGACGATTACCAGAGAGTGCCCAGCACATGGAGCAACTAAAACTGCTTCAGCTGGTTCTGAAGGTCCTGGTTGAATTTCAGCTTCTAGCTTTGACCATGACAAACTTTTGAAATCCAGAACCtttgatcaaagaaataaatattCATTCGTCAGGTTGATCCCCTACGTAACTAGTTAAGGAATCTAGGCCTCGATGAAAGGCAATACTAAAAATTCCTCGCTGGAATTCAATTACCAAGAAAACAGTTATAGCACCTTAAGGCACAGCCCATAGAGAATCATGATGACCAGTTTACCTGAATGTCACCAAGGTAACGGCCATTGTGGTTTCCACCAAAGACATACATCTTTTCCTGAACAACAGCAGCTCCATGCTGCAGAACATAATTGCAGCCAGTATGTGAGAACCAACAAGAGGAAGCAGTCCAGCACAAAACCAGAAGGTAACCAACAAATAAATACTGCAAGGACCTTGTATCGGGGTTTCGGAGGCTGTCCAGATACAGAGAGAGGAGTCCACTCGTCGTAAGCGGCTATAGAGCAGATTCCTTCCATTGTAACTTCCTTGTCCTGAATATCAACCATCTTCACGTTCTCCGCCACGACTACTTCGCGATCTTCGGGTTTAGAGTGTATACTCTAGTCGACATCaggagcaaacaaaaaaaaaacatgtataaGGCATTACAGATCAGTCATGAGCACATAACCAAATGCTCCCCTGAAAAGAATGTATCGCAATTCGCAGCGCCGGAACTCGTCAGGCTGTTAGAACAGCGCGATTCTGATACTCAACATACCGTAGCAACCTGTTCAGGGATACATTTTTGCAGCTAGCTAATGATCCCGGCGACTAGCATAGGTGCTCGCTCACTAGCTGAACAATGTATTTTCTACAGTCACTGCGGCATCACTAAGCTCCTGGGAGACGGGACGCGGCCAAAACATGGCATCACGAGCTAGCTCGCAGCCGAACGAAGCCACAACGATCAACCGTGTACTACCAGTACTACTCCCCCGAGAAACTCACCGGCATCCCGTGCAGGCGCAGAGGGTACTCGGAGAGCGGGCGCGGCGATCCAGAGCGCCCGTGGATCCCCCGCTCGCGTCCTCCGAGCCGCCGCGGCCTCGGGATCTGGAGAGGTGGCAGCAGAAGGTTCTGGATCTGGACGAGGCTGGCCGGCGCGGGAAGCTTCTAGAAGGCTCGGGATCTGGCGCGCGGAAGAGACGGTGGCGCGGGCGGAAGAGAATCGCCGCTCTGCCCTGCCCACTCCTCCGGCGAGCCGCGAAAAGGGAGATGACGACGGGAGCGGCGTGCCTCGCGATTCGTGCAGGCGATCGATTAAAGGTCGGGATCCAACTATCCAAGCGACCGACTGCTCGCGACTGAAGCTTCCTCGACGACCCCTTTGCTTCAGAGTGCAGCGCCATTGCACATGTATAAAACTCTGAATATTGATACTACGAAAATAAACTCCGATTTTTTGCTTGCGGAAAATTTTGCTTTAGTATTATTAGCACCTGAAAATTAATTAGTGTTACTCCTATGTTACATTTTTGTTTTCATGCAGGGTAGGTTTAGCTCCAAGCCCAAAAAAATGACACTTCAATACTGCAGAAAAACAACACGGTCACGCAAGGATGAGTGTGCATCAGTGCTGTTTTGTCAGGCTTGACCAAATGGCATCCGGATTTAGGAaaatggaacaaaaataaagagaAATTCCGGTAAAACGCAGCCAGCGTCTTTATTTAGGCAACAGGGTATGTAATGTTTACAATTTCCATCATACCTCACTCTCAGCTCAGCAGCAACAACAGAAAGAAATAAACCTATGAAAAGACTATGAAACCTGTCTCTCCAGTTGTTCTCTTCCCAACTAACTCATTCAGAAAGAAACATGAGCGTCGGCGCAATGttagacggcctgcaagatcattCATGGCTCCCAGTGCTCATCTTTCTTTCCGATGGTTTCGTCCTGTGGCAGTGAGACGAACTGCACGATTCCTCGCACCACGGAGGCTTCGACTCTGAACCTCGAGGCGATATCGTCCACGCTCATCGAGCCATTGTGGCTACCAGACTTCCCCTGGTACAATTGAATGATCTCCTGGATGTGCCCGACGTTCAGGGTTCCTGGAGGTAGCTGTCTGTGCCCACCTTGCCCAGGTTCGGCTCCAGATGCTCTCACCTTAGGTAGTGGCCTGTTGTATCGCTCTACGACGGAAGCCTGCATACACAAGCCTCTGTTTACACTTTTCCTCAAACAAATGAAAATTCTAACTCAGTACGGTGATTGCGTAAGTTCCACTGTTTAAAGATTTATGTAAATAAAGTTACCAAATGAACTATGGTATTTTAGCCCGGGAGAACAGTGTAAAGTCAGATGACTTACTTCACCCATTTCTGGCTTTCCCCCAGGTTTAGTAGTGATTCTCCCGACCATGTGCTTAAGCA encodes:
- the LOC124653524 gene encoding WAS/WASL-interacting protein family member 3, which codes for MGQALRRASGRLRPPPPPPPPARPPPPPPPPRASPAAAAGDSLPQDRLDVAQDDVTTPSKDIHGVLVERDPSYDDMLKHMVGRITTKPGGKPEMGEASVVERYNRPLPKVRASGAEPGQGGHRQLPPGTLNVGHIQEIIQLYQGKSGSHNGSMSVDDIASRFRVEASVVRGIVQFVSLPQDETIGKKDEHWEP
- the LOC124656075 gene encoding acyl-CoA-binding domain-containing protein 6-like, which translates into the protein MPSIHSKPEDREVVVAENVKMVDIQDKEVTMEGICSIAAYDEWTPLSVSGQPPKPRYKHGAAVVQEKMYVFGGNHNGRYLGDIQVLDFKSLSWSKLEAEIQPGPSEPAEAVLVAPCAGHSLIPSENKILSLAGHTREPTESLSVKEFDPQTCTWSTLRTYGGSPSSRGGQSVTRIGNTLVVFGGEGAGRSLLNDLHILDLETMTWDEFESTGTPPSPRSEHAAACYADRYLFIFGGGSHSTCFSDLHLLDVETMEWSRPDHHGITPEPRAGHAGVTFGDYWFITGGGNSKKGVPETLVLNMSTMEWSVVTSLEGRAPPTSEGSSLVLHTINGEDFLLSFGGYSGRYSNEVYALKTSFRPSVSSNGMAPLSADANSSRGPIFEIEELQDKKNNKGGDTSKTLVQTVKHERNQLEEKLEREKIQSFHLKTELADVENKNVELTQELNSVRDQLLDEAARASKLEKEVSEIQQRLQKMAALEKEFELLRGERDGAGDKSASGSNKKPGGVGFRRWYGDDEG